One window from the genome of Gammaproteobacteria bacterium encodes:
- a CDS encoding AMP-binding protein, with product MEIIISSDELQSLGLTSETAQLLQDELNAQIKSAPTAEQAWLAISRNLSRYKYPFKVHLFIYNLLFPNWRTHPELAPIVIPTVQQIGTANITQFMSEIGITNVQNFHQWTVKDYGHFWERITKQLGIIFKKPYQSICNLEKGIEVPQWFAGGKLNIVDSCFQGDLSHPAVIYQDQNQHIAELSYDELNRLSNRIANGLRKLGCKPLDHIGICMPMTKEAVAIYLAIIKLGAVVVAIPDSFSEQEISLRLKIIKTSLMFTQNSLHWNNKTYPLYKKLHGIPDLSCVVLPLEQENINLRQQDQTWESFLSPDDTFTTYACDPDTSCNVLFSSGTSAEPKAIAWTHTTPIKIASDAFFHQNVQAQDRLLWPTNLGWMMGPWLIFAALINKATLVLYSDVPKTRALGEFIQDAKVTMLGVVPTIVASWRQTECMENLNWENIKVFSSTGECSNPTDMLYLSALAGYKPVIEYCGGTEIGGAYISSTVVENCYPSLFSTPVMGIDFMIINSKGKVADCGDVALLPPSIGLSTTLLNADHYKIYYSDMPKIDNLLLRRHGDKIKRFSNGYFSILGRSDDSMNLGGIKISAAEIERVLSPLPEVEELAAIGVSQSKMGPQQLIIYVVAKPHLDESVLYSKLQQQINKELNPFFKIHEIIVVDALPKTASNKIMRRQLRNEYQKRIIPL from the coding sequence ATGGAAATTATTATTTCATCTGACGAGTTACAATCTTTAGGTCTCACCTCGGAAACAGCTCAATTATTGCAAGATGAATTGAATGCTCAAATTAAAAGTGCGCCCACCGCTGAGCAAGCGTGGCTTGCGATCAGTCGGAACCTATCACGCTATAAATATCCGTTTAAAGTTCATTTATTTATTTACAACCTACTTTTTCCCAATTGGCGCACTCATCCCGAACTCGCGCCAATTGTGATCCCTACCGTACAGCAAATAGGGACCGCTAACATCACACAGTTTATGAGTGAGATCGGCATTACTAATGTTCAAAATTTCCATCAGTGGACAGTAAAAGATTATGGACATTTTTGGGAACGAATCACAAAACAGTTGGGAATTATTTTTAAAAAGCCGTACCAATCGATTTGTAATTTAGAGAAAGGGATTGAAGTACCACAATGGTTTGCAGGGGGTAAGTTAAATATTGTAGATAGCTGTTTTCAGGGTGACTTAAGCCACCCTGCTGTAATATACCAAGACCAAAATCAGCACATTGCCGAACTTAGCTATGATGAATTAAATCGATTATCAAACCGTATCGCTAATGGTTTACGAAAGCTAGGTTGCAAGCCTCTTGATCATATTGGCATTTGTATGCCCATGACTAAAGAAGCGGTGGCTATTTATCTCGCCATTATCAAATTAGGTGCAGTCGTTGTCGCAATTCCCGATAGCTTTTCAGAGCAAGAAATTTCACTCCGCTTAAAAATTATTAAAACATCGTTGATGTTTACTCAAAATTCTCTCCATTGGAATAATAAAACCTATCCACTTTACAAAAAACTACACGGTATACCAGACTTATCTTGTGTTGTATTACCTTTGGAACAAGAAAATATAAACTTACGTCAACAAGATCAAACGTGGGAATCGTTTTTATCCCCCGATGATACCTTTACCACTTATGCTTGTGACCCTGATACCTCCTGTAACGTTTTATTTTCTTCAGGAACCAGTGCCGAACCGAAAGCTATTGCTTGGACGCATACAACCCCAATCAAAATTGCAAGTGATGCATTTTTTCATCAAAACGTTCAAGCGCAAGACCGATTGCTGTGGCCCACCAATCTCGGTTGGATGATGGGTCCGTGGTTGATATTTGCGGCTCTGATCAACAAAGCAACGCTTGTCCTTTACAGTGATGTACCTAAAACGCGAGCTTTAGGGGAATTTATTCAAGACGCTAAGGTAACGATGTTAGGAGTGGTGCCAACTATTGTGGCAAGTTGGCGACAAACAGAATGCATGGAAAATTTAAATTGGGAAAATATTAAAGTATTTAGCTCCACAGGCGAATGTTCAAATCCAACTGACATGTTGTATCTTTCTGCTTTAGCGGGGTATAAACCTGTCATTGAATATTGTGGTGGAACAGAAATTGGTGGGGCTTACATTTCAAGCACTGTCGTAGAGAACTGTTATCCTTCTCTATTTTCAACGCCTGTGATGGGAATTGATTTTATGATCATTAATTCAAAAGGTAAAGTTGCAGATTGTGGTGATGTAGCCCTTCTACCCCCTTCAATTGGTTTATCTACCACACTTCTCAATGCGGATCACTATAAAATTTATTATTCTGATATGCCTAAAATTGACAATCTTCTGTTGCGCCGACACGGCGATAAAATTAAACGTTTCTCAAATGGTTATTTCTCTATTTTAGGACGCAGTGACGACAGTATGAATTTGGGTGGAATTAAAATTAGTGCTGCGGAAATTGAGCGAGTTCTTAGCCCGCTGCCGGAAGTTGAAGAACTTGCAGCTATTGGGGTTTCGCAGTCAAAAATGGGGCCCCAACAATTAATTATTTATGTGGTTGCCAAACCACATCTGGATGAATCAGTCTTATATAGCAAGTTACAACAGCAAATTAATAAAGAACTTAACCCTTTTTTTAAAATCCATGAAATCATTGTCGTTGATGCCTTGCCTAAAACTGCTTCTAATAAAATTATGCGGCGTCAATTAAGGAATGAATATCAGAAAAGAATTATTCCTTTGTAG
- a CDS encoding EAL domain-containing protein, with protein sequence MKRSAVAVFAGCIAGLVLSLFFYLWTLNNFILNAHLILTIVILLAGSFAIVTLYLFRKVRIQGYKIHRLTTTKQQAEFQLIDSNNRFETLFEHANVGIALLALDGRLSRVNQPLCELLGYTESDILMMNFYYIIHPNDLGDLQIHIQQLIDKKIKSYQSEQQCFRKNGDTLWIMSTLSLICDYENNPVHFVIQIQNITLQKKAEERLRHMAYHDPVTGLANRNKLEQFINHILASARRHQQGFALLFLDLDRFKNINDTIGHEAGDMLLQVMAERLRSTVRSTDMVARLGGDEFVLLITDVKKEESVAIIAQKILENVMKVVVIKGQEIYITTSVGISLYPLDGQNMQTLMKNADLALYRSKEHGRNNYEFYTVEMTSKAQKKMSVQNALGHALVKNEFNLHYQPMMEIQSRRITGVEALLRWQNKDYGMITPDEIISIAEETGLIIPVSDWVIKTACSQLKIWHDMGIQPLSIAINCSSRQFKQATFIDDVFQTLNKIGLSPHCLEIEVTEAIIMENPENTLRILYALKDLGVQIAIDDFGTGYWSLNNLRRLQVDKIKIDKTFIKQISFDETSDAIISAIIAMSKKLGIRSIAEGVETRAQYEFLAKEGCTEIQGYYLTHPLIDTAMTTFLKHPVPDAENTLMIATTKE encoded by the coding sequence ATGAAAAGATCGGCTGTAGCTGTCTTTGCAGGTTGTATTGCCGGACTTGTATTAAGTCTGTTCTTCTATCTATGGACGCTTAATAACTTCATCCTTAATGCTCATCTCATTTTAACAATCGTTATCCTCTTAGCAGGAAGCTTCGCGATTGTAACGCTTTATCTATTTCGAAAAGTAAGAATACAGGGTTATAAAATACACCGTCTAACCACTACAAAACAGCAGGCAGAATTTCAATTAATTGATAGCAACAATCGTTTTGAAACATTATTTGAACACGCCAATGTTGGTATTGCTTTACTTGCTTTAGATGGTCGACTTAGTCGGGTTAATCAACCCTTATGTGAATTGTTAGGGTATACCGAGTCAGATATTTTAATGATGAATTTTTATTATATTATCCATCCGAATGATTTGGGCGATTTACAAATCCACATCCAGCAACTTATTGATAAAAAAATTAAATCTTACCAATCTGAACAGCAATGTTTTCGTAAAAATGGCGACACACTCTGGATCATGTCTACGTTGTCGCTCATCTGCGATTATGAAAATAATCCTGTCCATTTTGTTATACAAATTCAAAATATTACGTTACAGAAAAAAGCGGAAGAGCGATTACGCCATATGGCGTATCACGATCCTGTAACAGGGCTTGCTAACCGCAATAAGCTTGAACAATTTATTAATCACATCCTTGCTTCAGCAAGGCGACATCAACAAGGGTTTGCTTTGTTATTTCTCGACTTAGATCGATTTAAAAATATTAATGACACCATCGGCCATGAAGCAGGTGATATGTTGTTGCAAGTTATGGCTGAACGACTAAGAAGCACGGTACGCAGCACAGATATGGTGGCTCGATTAGGTGGCGATGAGTTCGTACTTCTTATAACGGATGTAAAGAAGGAAGAGTCGGTTGCGATCATTGCTCAGAAAATTTTAGAAAATGTTATGAAAGTAGTTGTCATTAAGGGACAAGAAATTTATATCACTACGAGCGTCGGGATTAGTCTCTATCCCTTGGATGGCCAAAACATGCAAACGTTAATGAAAAATGCGGATCTTGCATTATACCGATCAAAAGAACATGGCAGAAATAATTATGAATTTTATACAGTAGAAATGACAAGTAAAGCACAAAAGAAAATGTCTGTACAAAATGCATTGGGACATGCGCTCGTTAAAAATGAATTTAATCTCCATTATCAACCGATGATGGAGATACAATCTCGCCGCATTACGGGTGTGGAAGCATTATTACGTTGGCAAAATAAAGATTACGGCATGATTACCCCGGATGAAATTATCAGTATTGCCGAAGAAACGGGTTTAATTATTCCTGTTAGCGATTGGGTAATAAAAACAGCATGTTCGCAATTAAAAATTTGGCATGATATGGGAATTCAACCACTCTCCATTGCTATTAATTGCTCTTCACGCCAATTTAAACAAGCAACTTTTATTGATGATGTGTTTCAAACACTTAATAAAATTGGATTATCACCTCACTGTCTAGAGATTGAAGTTACGGAAGCTATCATTATGGAAAATCCGGAAAATACTTTACGTATTTTGTATGCTTTAAAAGATTTGGGTGTCCAAATTGCCATTGATGATTTCGGAACGGGATATTGGTCACTCAATAATTTAAGACGATTACAGGTTGATAAAATTAAAATTGACAAAACTTTTATTAAACAAATTTCATTCGATGAAACCTCAGATGCTATTATAAGTGCAATTATTGCCATGTCTAAAAAACTTGGTATTCGATCCATTGCAGAGGGCGTTGAAACCCGCGCACAATACGAATTTTTAGCTAAGGAAGGATGCACAGAAATTCAGGGCTATTATTTAACCCATCCTTTAATTGATACGGCCATGACGACTTTTTTAAAACATCCTGTGCCTGATGCAGAAAATACGTTAATGATAGCTACTACAAAGGAATAA
- a CDS encoding 2-oxo acid dehydrogenase subunit E2 encodes MKIFHLPDLGEGLAEAEIREWYVKEGEEVVVDQPLVSMETAKAVVDVPSPYAGKIIKLYGQPNDIIPTHGELISFESDEDEPEVRPKNSVVGSLEESVHKLDDEMIVGHNANPSTTPKAMPAARLIAKELQINLAEVIPSGPRGLITPEDVKRFNAERNTSSSKHLFEGGEPLRGVRRAMSQAMTLSHQEIVPVTIIEDADISALPSQTDLTLKVLRAIVQALHIEPALNAWFDGKQLTRKLIKEVKIGLAVDSDEGLFVPVLQDIGQQSDAELRQLINDIKEGVKNRTLPADAMTGATFTLSNFGTIAGRYATPIIVPPMVAILGCGRSREIAMVKEGIIKPGRILPLSLTFDHRAVTGGEATRFLAAVIKNLN; translated from the coding sequence ATGAAAATATTTCATTTACCGGATTTGGGTGAAGGATTGGCTGAGGCTGAAATTCGCGAATGGTATGTTAAAGAAGGCGAAGAAGTTGTCGTTGATCAACCTTTGGTTTCGATGGAAACAGCAAAAGCGGTTGTGGATGTTCCTTCTCCTTATGCAGGAAAAATTATTAAGCTTTACGGTCAACCCAATGACATCATTCCCACACACGGGGAATTAATTAGTTTTGAGAGTGACGAAGACGAACCCGAAGTCCGCCCTAAAAATAGCGTCGTAGGATCACTTGAGGAAAGCGTGCATAAGCTTGATGATGAAATGATTGTTGGCCATAACGCAAATCCCTCCACCACACCTAAAGCAATGCCTGCAGCAAGATTAATTGCAAAAGAACTACAAATTAACTTAGCAGAAGTTATACCTTCAGGACCACGCGGATTAATCACACCTGAAGATGTGAAGCGATTTAACGCTGAAAGAAATACGAGTTCTTCAAAGCATTTATTCGAGGGTGGTGAACCTTTGCGTGGAGTAAGGCGGGCAATGTCACAAGCGATGACCTTATCTCATCAAGAAATAGTGCCTGTGACGATTATCGAGGATGCAGATATTTCTGCTTTACCTTCTCAAACGGATTTAACACTAAAAGTACTCCGCGCTATTGTCCAAGCTCTCCACATTGAGCCAGCTTTAAATGCATGGTTTGATGGCAAGCAACTAACGCGAAAGCTAATTAAAGAAGTGAAAATTGGTTTAGCAGTTGATTCAGATGAGGGTTTATTTGTTCCAGTTTTACAAGATATAGGTCAACAATCCGATGCTGAGTTGCGACAATTAATTAATGACATTAAAGAAGGTGTTAAAAATCGCACGTTACCGGCAGATGCCATGACCGGTGCAACTTTTACGCTTTCCAATTTCGGTACTATAGCAGGACGTTATGCAACACCCATTATCGTTCCTCCCATGGTCGCGATCTTAGGGTGTGGCAGAAGTCGAGAAATTGCAATGGTAAAAGAAGGTATAATAAAGCCTGGACGGATTTTACCCCTGTCTTTAACTTTTGATCACCGCGCAGTAACGGGTGGAGAAGCCACACGATTTCTAGCAGCAGTTATAAAAAATTTGAATTAA
- a CDS encoding alpha-ketoacid dehydrogenase subunit beta has translation MAEITLVEAITTALAYEMAADDSIIVLGEDVGKDGGVFRATDGLLAKFGGSRVLDTPLAESMIGGLAVGMAVRGLKPVAEFQFMGFIYPALDQIINHAARMRNRTRGRLHCPIVFRAPFGAGIHAPEHHSESTEAYFAHTPGLRVVIPSSPAKAYGLLLASIRDPDPVVFLEPSRLYRYARQEVNNDGKALPLDVCFTLCKGEDVTLVTWGAMVKETLAATKLLEQEGISAEIIDVATIKPLDIDTILASVEKTGRCIVIHEAPLTCGVGAEIISQVAEKVMYSLKAPPERVAGFDTIVPYARLEKYYLPSEKRIIDAVHRLMEYT, from the coding sequence ATGGCTGAAATAACCTTGGTTGAGGCGATTACCACAGCTTTAGCGTACGAGATGGCTGCAGATGATAGCATTATTGTTTTAGGTGAAGATGTTGGAAAAGACGGTGGTGTATTTCGAGCAACGGATGGCTTGTTGGCAAAGTTTGGTGGGAGCCGCGTGTTGGACACACCCCTTGCAGAGTCAATGATTGGTGGTTTAGCGGTAGGAATGGCAGTGCGTGGATTAAAGCCTGTTGCTGAATTTCAATTTATGGGTTTTATCTATCCCGCTTTAGATCAAATTATTAATCATGCTGCACGTATGCGTAACAGAACGCGTGGTCGTCTTCATTGTCCAATTGTTTTCCGTGCACCTTTTGGTGCAGGTATTCATGCACCCGAGCATCACTCTGAAAGTACTGAAGCCTATTTTGCTCATACTCCCGGATTGCGAGTTGTTATTCCATCATCGCCCGCTAAAGCGTACGGTTTATTGTTAGCATCGATTCGTGATCCTGACCCGGTCGTTTTTTTGGAACCTTCACGTCTTTATCGTTATGCACGTCAAGAAGTTAACAACGATGGTAAAGCCTTACCTTTGGATGTTTGTTTCACCTTATGCAAAGGGGAAGATGTCACTTTAGTCACGTGGGGAGCGATGGTGAAAGAAACGCTGGCTGCAACCAAGCTATTAGAACAAGAAGGCATTAGTGCTGAAATAATTGATGTTGCAACAATTAAGCCACTGGATATCGATACGATCCTGGCCTCTGTTGAAAAAACTGGACGTTGTATTGTGATTCATGAAGCGCCTCTGACTTGTGGGGTGGGAGCTGAAATCATTTCCCAAGTAGCAGAGAAAGTTATGTACTCGCTAAAAGCGCCACCAGAGCGGGTTGCAGGTTTCGATACGATTGTGCCTTATGCGCGATTAGAAAAATATTATTTACCTAGTGAAAAAAGAATTATCGATGCAGTACATCGATTGATGGAGTACACATGA
- the pdhA gene encoding pyruvate dehydrogenase (acetyl-transferring) E1 component subunit alpha, whose translation MKIIDRFEVEYFQYLDENSELIDDSPPLAHDIEALLDLYRTMVLVRTMDTKAIALQRTGKLGTYPSTRGQEAVFVGVGKAMAATDVLVPYYRDMGTLIQRGVKLSQILLYWGGDERGNVFLNDSEDFPFSVPVGSQPLHAAGAAYAIKYRNEDRAVVSICGDGATSQGDFYEAMNVAGVMKLPVVFVICNNQWAISVPRHVQTAARTLAQKAIAAGFVGEQIDGNDIIAVTHRTVEALKLARQEHQPRLLEMVCYRHHDHTTADDASRYEPKDLRQQEWVKEPVARLRHYLEKQNAWDEAKEEALRVSCAEEVDVVVKEYLCTTPQPLSSMFDYLYATLPRAYQEQFEQLKNLEMNKHG comes from the coding sequence GTGAAAATAATTGATCGTTTTGAGGTTGAGTATTTTCAGTACCTCGATGAAAACAGTGAATTGATAGATGACTCGCCACCACTTGCTCATGATATCGAAGCCCTTCTTGATTTATATCGTACCATGGTTTTAGTTCGCACTATGGATACGAAAGCAATAGCCTTACAGCGTACTGGTAAATTGGGAACCTATCCTTCAACACGTGGTCAAGAAGCAGTCTTTGTAGGCGTAGGTAAGGCGATGGCTGCCACCGACGTATTGGTTCCATACTATCGCGACATGGGCACCTTGATCCAACGTGGCGTTAAATTATCCCAAATCTTACTGTATTGGGGTGGGGATGAACGTGGCAATGTTTTTTTAAATGACAGCGAAGATTTTCCGTTTAGCGTTCCGGTAGGAAGTCAACCACTCCATGCAGCGGGCGCTGCTTATGCAATTAAATATCGCAATGAAGATCGCGCCGTGGTGTCAATTTGTGGTGATGGTGCAACTTCACAAGGTGATTTTTATGAAGCCATGAATGTTGCGGGCGTGATGAAATTACCTGTGGTTTTCGTTATCTGTAATAACCAATGGGCTATTTCAGTGCCAAGACATGTGCAAACCGCAGCGCGTACACTTGCTCAAAAAGCCATTGCAGCAGGCTTTGTCGGCGAACAAATTGATGGTAACGATATTATTGCCGTTACGCATCGCACAGTTGAGGCACTTAAACTCGCTCGACAAGAACATCAACCCCGGCTGTTAGAAATGGTATGTTATCGGCACCATGACCATACGACGGCAGATGACGCTAGCCGCTATGAACCCAAAGATTTACGTCAACAAGAATGGGTTAAAGAACCCGTTGCAAGACTGCGTCATTATTTAGAGAAACAAAATGCTTGGGATGAAGCGAAAGAAGAAGCTTTACGTGTAAGTTGTGCTGAAGAAGTTGATGTGGTTGTCAAAGAATATTTATGCACCACGCCGCAACCCTTATCCTCCATGTTTGATTATTTATATGCAACGCTACCTCGCGCCTATCAAGAACAATTTGAGCAATTGAAAAATTTGGAGATGAATAAGCATGGCTGA
- the phbB gene encoding acetoacetyl-CoA reductase, producing the protein MSKRIAVVTGGMGGIGQAICQTLHDQDMYVVAAYSRPHEAATAWLDLQKQQGYHFDIQYVDVTNFKTCEALARLVEEQVGPIDILVNNAGITRDRSCAKMNKDDWDIVINTDLSSIFYMTHAIINGMKERNFGRIINISSINGQKGQYGQVNYAAAKAGIHGFTKSLALEVAKHGITVNTVSPGYVKTDMIMSMEEEIRQKILLEIPLGRFAEPHDVARAVAFLADESNSYITGVNLAINGGHYMC; encoded by the coding sequence ATGTCAAAAAGGATTGCAGTGGTAACGGGTGGTATGGGTGGAATTGGACAAGCCATTTGCCAAACGCTTCATGATCAAGACATGTATGTGGTCGCAGCTTATAGTCGCCCTCACGAAGCGGCAACCGCATGGCTCGATCTCCAAAAACAGCAGGGCTACCATTTTGACATTCAGTATGTCGATGTAACCAATTTTAAAACGTGTGAAGCACTTGCGCGATTAGTAGAAGAGCAAGTGGGTCCCATTGATATTTTAGTCAACAATGCGGGCATCACCCGAGATCGTTCTTGTGCCAAAATGAATAAAGATGACTGGGATATTGTCATTAACACTGATCTCAGCAGTATTTTTTATATGACGCATGCCATTATTAATGGCATGAAGGAAAGAAATTTTGGGCGTATCATTAATATTTCTTCAATTAATGGTCAGAAAGGGCAATACGGACAAGTTAATTATGCTGCAGCTAAGGCTGGCATCCACGGCTTTACTAAATCTTTAGCACTTGAAGTTGCCAAACACGGCATTACCGTTAATACCGTTTCGCCTGGCTACGTCAAAACAGACATGATCATGAGCATGGAAGAAGAAATACGTCAGAAAATCTTACTAGAAATTCCCCTGGGTCGTTTTGCCGAACCACACGATGTTGCCCGCGCAGTCGCTTTTTTAGCGGATGAATCAAATAGCTATATTACCGGTGTAAACTTAGCGATCAATGGTGGTCATTATATGTGCTAA
- a CDS encoding phasin family protein, producing the protein MYTEGFDQLFKINKNLTTPLNDATRLAAEICRRNAQKNLELVGENVLLFTNQLKRLSEIRQPQDLLYLQKNAMTEGLAIGMDTLQKVINLSMENIASMTKLYETVKAPATSLVAKVARTADAQIKKTVTRKTKTTVKKSRGKKAQRKK; encoded by the coding sequence ATGTATACCGAAGGATTCGATCAATTGTTTAAGATTAATAAAAATCTTACGACCCCTTTAAATGATGCAACCCGTCTTGCTGCAGAAATTTGCAGAAGAAACGCACAAAAGAATTTGGAATTAGTCGGTGAGAATGTTCTTTTGTTCACTAATCAGTTAAAGCGTTTGAGTGAAATTCGCCAACCTCAAGATTTACTCTACCTACAAAAGAATGCCATGACTGAAGGTCTTGCGATTGGTATGGATACTTTGCAAAAAGTTATCAACTTATCCATGGAAAATATTGCTTCGATGACGAAGTTGTATGAAACAGTTAAAGCTCCAGCCACTTCTTTGGTTGCAAAAGTAGCCCGTACAGCTGATGCGCAAATCAAAAAAACCGTAACACGCAAAACTAAAACCACAGTTAAAAAGAGTCGTGGTAAAAAAGCGCAACGCAAAAAATAA
- a CDS encoding alpha/beta fold hydrolase: MRKEEATLSPEKKYYEALDRSLQIATSRGSGGLSPAALALAFYDLWLHVQSHPAKQFELTERAQDNFWYLFSQYFCEATSDEKSGLCKAIWQDKRFSNQLWQHFPYSFLYESFLAMQNWWQEATTDVRGLSKHHQDVVNFSLRQYLDMLSPSNSPLLNPEVQQAALSTNGENFIKGYENFLDDLKRYQTGAPPHGAENYVVGKNIAVTPGKVIYCNNLIELIQYSPTTKQVYAEPILITPAWIMKYYILDLSQKHSLVKYLVDQGHTVFMISWKNPKSKDRDLGMEDYLQLGILNSLDVINAVVPRQKIHLVGYCLGGTLAAIAAATMARDDDHRLASMTLFAAQVDFTEPGELGLFIDESQIAYLESLMAEKGYLDTHQMAGAFQLLRSNDLIWSRIIREYLLGERKPLTDLMAWNADATRLPYRMHSEYLRQLFLHNTLAKGNYLVKGRPIALTDINIPMFVVATERDHVSPWASVFKINILTKGDVTFVLTSGGHNAGIVSLPSKKATRYFRISTLKKVDHYIDPQSWYERLKPKEGSWWPAWETWIAKLSPKKKAPPTMGAPQKGYAPLLDAPGKYVNQK; encoded by the coding sequence ATGCGTAAGGAAGAAGCTACTCTTTCGCCGGAAAAAAAATATTACGAAGCTTTAGACCGTTCGTTACAAATTGCAACAAGTCGCGGTTCAGGCGGTCTCTCCCCTGCAGCACTTGCACTTGCATTTTATGATTTGTGGCTACATGTTCAATCCCATCCTGCCAAACAATTCGAATTAACGGAACGTGCACAAGACAATTTTTGGTATCTTTTCAGCCAATATTTTTGCGAAGCGACAAGCGATGAAAAAAGTGGATTGTGTAAAGCTATTTGGCAAGATAAACGTTTTAGCAATCAACTCTGGCAACATTTCCCCTATAGCTTTTTGTATGAATCTTTTTTAGCAATGCAAAATTGGTGGCAAGAGGCTACAACTGATGTGCGTGGTCTTAGCAAGCACCACCAAGATGTAGTGAACTTTAGTCTTCGACAATATCTTGATATGCTCTCACCTTCAAATTCACCCTTGCTTAATCCTGAAGTTCAACAGGCAGCCTTAAGTACTAACGGTGAAAACTTTATTAAAGGTTATGAAAATTTTCTTGATGATTTGAAACGGTATCAAACGGGTGCACCGCCCCATGGTGCTGAAAATTATGTCGTTGGAAAAAATATTGCCGTAACGCCGGGCAAAGTTATTTACTGCAATAATCTCATTGAACTGATTCAATACTCCCCCACAACAAAACAAGTGTATGCCGAACCGATCTTAATAACACCTGCTTGGATCATGAAGTATTACATCCTCGATTTAAGTCAAAAACATTCGCTTGTGAAGTATTTAGTTGATCAAGGTCATACTGTTTTTATGATTTCGTGGAAAAACCCGAAATCGAAAGATCGCGATTTAGGGATGGAAGATTATCTCCAACTAGGCATTTTGAATTCACTGGATGTCATTAATGCAGTGGTACCAAGACAAAAAATTCATTTAGTGGGTTACTGTCTCGGTGGTACGCTTGCTGCGATTGCTGCAGCAACCATGGCACGCGATGATGATCATCGACTTGCCAGCATGACTTTATTTGCCGCTCAAGTTGACTTCACTGAGCCTGGCGAATTAGGTTTATTTATTGATGAAAGCCAAATCGCCTATCTTGAAAGTTTAATGGCGGAAAAAGGTTATTTAGATACACACCAAATGGCAGGTGCCTTCCAACTGTTACGTTCGAATGATTTAATTTGGTCGCGCATCATTCGTGAATATCTCTTAGGTGAGCGGAAACCGCTAACTGACTTAATGGCATGGAATGCTGACGCAACACGCTTACCCTACCGCATGCATTCTGAATATTTACGTCAATTATTTCTACATAACACGCTTGCAAAAGGTAATTACTTAGTCAAAGGCAGGCCCATTGCCCTAACAGATATTAACATTCCCATGTTTGTCGTCGCAACGGAACGCGATCATGTCTCCCCTTGGGCTTCAGTATTCAAAATTAATATATTAACAAAAGGTGACGTTACTTTTGTGCTAACGAGCGGTGGACATAATGCCGGTATTGTCAGTTTGCCAAGTAAAAAAGCGACACGGTATTTTCGGATTTCAACTTTAAAAAAAGTAGATCACTACATCGATCCCCAATCTTGGTATGAACGCCTTAAGCCAAAAGAAGGTTCTTGGTGGCCCGCATGGGAAACATGGATTGCAAAACTTTCTCCCAAAAAAAAGGCGCCGCCGACAATGGGAGCGCCACAAAAAGGTTATGCGCCACTACTTGATGCGCCAGGAAAATATGTTAATCAAAAATAA